From a region of the Salvelinus namaycush isolate Seneca chromosome 40, SaNama_1.0, whole genome shotgun sequence genome:
- the LOC120033210 gene encoding SLIT and NTRK-like protein 5, which yields MYDNYGEICRNLCTCEEKEGILTVSCENRGIIRLTEISPVHFSMYHLLLTGNLLKKLSLNDFINYTGATILHLGNNAIDEVETGAFNGLQGLKRLHLNNNKIDVLRDDTFVGLESLEYLQIDYNYINNIEPNALSKLHQLTVLILNDNLLSALPTNIFRNVPLTHLDLRGNRLKMFPYIGLLEHMDKVVELQLEENPWNCSCELIALKAWLESISYTALVGEVVCETPFRLHGRDLDEVSKQELCPRRAISEYEMRPPPPLSTNGYFQTTPASVTASATSSNAFKASSRPTKGTRQSNRTRSKPTSRIPANPYNYGPIIAYQTKSPVPLDCPTTCTCNLQIADLGLNVNCQERKIENISDLKPKPYNPKKMYLTGNYIPVVRRSDFLEATGLDLLHLGNNRISLIQDRAFGDLTNLRRLYLNGNLIDRLTAEMFFGLQSLQYLYLEYNKIREIVGGTFRFVPNLQLLFLNNNLLKTLPAGIFTGLSLSRLNLRSNHFQNLPVSGVLDQLKLLLQIDLIENPWDCSCDVVGMKIWLEQLSAGTVVNEVKCETPKRHSGIDMRSVQSEQLCPDYSDVVVSTAPPSDEPLPDRATTTETYQRSNPTSSVVPLSVLILSLLLVFIMSVFVAAGLFVVVVKKRKKSQSDRTSTNNSDVSSFNLQYSLYSNNRTVPKVKAPAGHVYEYIPHPMGHMCKNPIYRSREGNTVEDYRDLHELKVTYRSDVDEERNSNMRSPTYSVSTIEPREDPSPADNAEHFFRGIIEADNQSPSGNSLEYKYTGPVSYTYNPNFDVRRQFLHPERIRETVLYGTAPSTVYVEPNRNEYLELKAKLQVEPDYLEVLEKQTTFSQF from the coding sequence ATGTACGACAATTACGGGGAGATCTGTAGGAATCTATGTACATGCGAAGAGAAGGAAGGGATACTGACGGTAAGCTGCGAGAATAGAGGGATCATCAGACTGACAGAAATAAGCCCGGTGCATTTTTCAATGTACCACCTTCTGCTGACAGGGAACCTCTTAAAGAAACTGTCCCTCAACGACTTCATCAACTACACTGGGGCGACCATATTGCATTTAGGCAACAATGCTATCGATGAAGTGGAAACGGGTGCTTTCAATGGACTCCAGGGATTAAAGAGATTACACTTGAACAACAACAAGATAGACGTCCTAAGGGATGATACGTTTGTCGGCCTGGAGAGTTTGGAATACCTTCAGATTGATTACAATTACATCAACAATATAGAGCCCAATGCCCTGAGTAAATTGCATCAGCTCACAGTTCTCATTTTGAATGACAATTTGCTCTCTGCTTTGCCTACCAACATTTTCCGGAATGTTCCCTTGACACATCTGGACCTCAGGGGCAACCGGTTGAAAATGTTTCCTTACATTGGGCTCCTGGAGCACATGGACAAAGTGGTGGAATTACAACTTGAGGAGAACCCGTGGAATTGCTCATGTGAGCTCATTGCCCTGAAAGCTTGGCTGGAGAGCATATCGTACACAGCTTTAGTGGGGGAGGTGGTCTGTGAGACGCCGTTCAGGCTGCATGGCAGAGACCTGGACGAGGTCTCCAAACAGGAGCTGTGCCCCCGCCGAGCAATCTCTGAATATGAAATGCGCCCCCCTCCCCCACTCAGCACCAATGGATATTTCCAAACCACGCCAGCTTCGGTGACGGCCTCAGCCACCTCGTCGAATGCTTTCAAGGCGTCGTCAAGGCCTACCAAGGGCACCCGTCAATCAAACCGAACCAGGTCAAAGCCCACCTCCCGGATTCCAGCTAACCCTTACAACTATGGCCCCATCATTGCTTATCAGACCAAATCTCCTGTGCCTTTGGACTGTCCCACCACCTGTACGTGTAATCTGCAGATTGCTGATCTTGGACTAAACGTCAACTGCCAGGAGAGAAAGATTGAGAACATATCTGACCTGAAGCCCAAGCCATACAATCCCAAAAAAATGTACCTCACGGGGAATTACATTCCTGTGGTACGCAGATCTGATTTCTTGGAGGCTACCGGATTGGATTTGCTTCACCTAGGAAACAATAGGATATCCCTCATCCAAGACAGAGCTTTTGGGGATTTAACCAACCTGCGTAGGCTGTATTTAAATGGTAATCTAATCGACAGGCTTACAGCAGAGATGTTTTTTGGCCTGCAGAGTTTGCAGTATCTCTACTTAGAATACAACAAAATCCGTGAGATTGTAGGGGGCACCTTCCGGTTTGTGCCAAACCTTCAGCTGCTTTTCCTCAACAATAACCTTCTGAAAACCTTACCAGCGGGAATCTTTACTGGGCTGTCCCTCTCTAGACTTAATCTCCGCAGTAACCACTTCCAAAACCTGCCTGTGAGCGGTGTGTTAGATCAGCTAAAATTGCTGTTGCAGATAGatctgattgagaacccatgGGATTGCTCGTGTGACGTCGTCGGCATGAAGATATGGCTCGAGCAGCTCAGTGCAGGCACCGTTGTTAATGAGGTTAAATGTGAGACCCCCAAACGTCACAGCGGGATTGATATGCGTTCCGTTCAGTCTGAACAGCTGTGTCCAGATTACTCTGATGTGGTCGTCTCAACAGCGCCCCCCTCTGACGAGCCTCTGCCGGACAGAGCCACCACCACAGAGACCTACCAGAGATCTAACCCCACTAGCAGcgtcgtccctctctctgtcctcatcctCAGCCTGCTGCTCGTGTTCATCATGTCCGTCTTTGTGGCGGCGGGGCTGTTTGTTGTTGTGGTGAAAAAGCGTAAAAAGTCCCAGAGCGACCGTACCAGCACCAACAACTCTGACGTGAGCTCGTTTAACTTGCAGTACAGCCTTTACAGTAATAACCGAACCGTCCCCAAAGTCAAAGCCCCCGCAGGACACGTGTATGAGTACATCCCTCACCCTATGGGCCACATGTGCAAAAATCCCATTTACAGGTCCAGGGAAGGCAACACAGTCGAGGATTACCGCGACCTCCATGAATTGAAGGTGACTTATAGGAGTGATGTGGATGAGGAGAGGAACAGCAACATGAGAAGTCCCACTTATAGCGTGAGCACTATTGAGCCTCGCGAGGACCCCTCCCCTGCAGACAATGCTGAGCACTTCTTCAGGGGCATCATAGAGGCGGACAACCAATCCCCCTCCGGTAACAGTCTAGAATACAAGTACACTGGCCCTGTCTCGTACACGTACAACCCAAACTTTGATGTTAGACGCCAGTTCTTACACCCAGAGAGGATACGAGAAACAGTGCTTTATGGCACAGCGCCGAGTACTGTTTACGTGGAGCCCAACAGAAATGAATATTTGGAACTAAAAGCGAAACTTCAAGTCGAGCCGGACTACCTCGAAGTTCTTGAGAAACAGACCACTTTCAGTCAGTTTTGA